In Cololabis saira isolate AMF1-May2022 chromosome 4, fColSai1.1, whole genome shotgun sequence, one DNA window encodes the following:
- the golim4a gene encoding Golgi integral membrane protein 4a: MGSGACSRRQRRVFQGLLLAAVLSGVLYGGMLSYEMHKQLRRTEVMALKYQQHQESLSAQLQVVYEHRSRLEKSLQKERLEHKKAKEDYLVYKLETQQSLNKEKQDSNSRFNSLQVQHQMLKNQHDELKRQYYELTEQHQLQGEDHNRVVDQHRERYDKLHQVKEVEISQLKDSVNNLREENKQLRKAHHDIHTQLQDAQAERQNLKAAHEDLTLTLEDHKSALAAAQVQVDEYKQLRESLNQGSDVAKSQPNSIPQALQAGTKSHIHEGHQAAPLEQKRDEEHVQDEHQSHWNTESRLEHQEKPDVRSEVVSHPTVSQHTFSEGEEDGEGEAERRRELAEEEMAQAGQPQKLEEDLDQQQEEEPEQEQPDENALDQQRRQPQLHQQQAPVEHVKSAFEQQQEQQHLEAQRAEQRRQVQMRQDALQAQRERVLKEREQRLKEEQQREEQHHREADRREQLLREERERKRAEYENIDNDIVQGEEGHHVDNEEERDERDVHMIHDEEEEKQGMDHRGPPHQGAAESDVDPEDDPNNQGEDEFEEAEDQRSQHRAGEEEEEGMEEEEEPAAPGQHINTRQGPKQPVEDELVMAGNPDQQEDTLDDQYQEEVEDEAQEDIGGDAKREEREEGGEEEGEEPYNEENLEQDEVKHQEGSRKGQNQQHGRKDNEQENYEEEEEEEEEEVEEDTVGRNKATNRRAEM, encoded by the exons TGGTGTACGAGCACCGCTCCCGGTTGGAGAAGTCGCTTCAGAAGGAGAGGCTGGAGCACAAAAAGGCCAAAGAAG ATTATCTGGTTTATAAACTGGAGACGCAGCAATCTTTGAACAAGGAGAAG CAAGATTCTAACAGCAGATTCAACTCCTTACAAGTGCAACATCAGATGTTGAAG AATCAGCACGACGAGCTGAAGAGGCAGTACTACGAGCTGACGGAGCAGCACCAGCTGCAGGGCGAGGACCACAACAGAGTGGTGGACCAACACAGGGAGCGCTACGACAAACTGCATCAAGTCAAAGAGGTGGAAATTTCCCAGCTCAAAG atAGTGTAAATAACCTAAGAGAGGAGAATAAACAACTGAGGAAAGCTCACCATGACATTCACACGCagctgcaggatgcacag GCCGAGCGTCAGAATCTGAAGGCAGCGCATGAAGACCTCACACTGACACTGGAGGACCACAAGAGTGCGCTAGCCGCAGCTCAG GTACAAGTGGATGAATACAAGCAGCTCAGGGAATCCTTGAACCAGGGGTCTGACGTGGCAAAGTCTCAGCCAAACTCCATTCCTCAAGCGCTGCAAGCAGGAACCAAGTCTCACATCCATGAGGGCCATCAGGCTGCCCCACTGGAACAGAAACGGGACGAGGAGCACGTCCAGGACGAGCATCAGTCTCACTGGAATACTGAGTCAAGG TTGGAACATCAGGAGAAGCCGGATGTGCGGTCTGAGGTTGTGTCTCACCCCACGGTGTCCCAGCACACCTTTTCCGAGGGAGAAGAAGACGGGGAGGGAGAggcggagaggaggagggagctGGCAGAGGAGGAGATGGCCCAAGCAGGGCAGCCTCAGAagctggaggaggacctggaccagcagcaggaggaggagccaGAGCAGGAGCAGCCTGATGAGAATGCTCTGGACCAGCAGAGACGCCAGCCACAGCTG CACCAGCAACAAGCCCCGGTGGAGCACGTGAAGTCGGCCTtcgagcagcagcaggagcagcagcaccTGGAGGCTCAGAGGGCAGAGCAGCGCAGGCAGGTCCAGATGCGTCAGGACGCCCTGCAGGCCCAAAGGGAGAGGGTGCTGAAGGAGAGGGAGCAGCGGCTGAAGGAGGAGCAGCAAAGAGAGGAGCAGCATCACAGGGAGGCTGACAGACGGGAGCAGCTGCTGAGAGAGGAGCGCGAAAG GAAGAGAGCAGAGTATGAGAACATAGACAATGATATCGTTCAAGGAGAAGAAGGCCATCACGTCGACAATGAAGAGG aGAGAGATGAGCGAGATGTTCATATGATacatgatgaagaggaggagaaacaAGGAATGGATCACAGAGGGCCTCCACATCAG GGCGCTGCTGAAAGTGATGTGGACCCCGAGGACGATCCCAACAATCAAGGAGAGGATGAGTTTGAGGAGGCCGAGGACCAGCGGAGTCAGCACAGGGCTggtgaagaggaagaagagggaatggaagaggaagaagagccaGCAGCCCCTGGCCAGCACATAAACACTCGCCAAGGCCCCAAACAACCTGTGGAAGATGAACTGGTG ATGGCTGGAAACCCAGATCAACAGGAGGACACACTGGATGACCAATACCAGGAAGAAGTAGAAGATGAG GCCCAGGAGGACATTGGTGGGGATGCAAAGAGAGAGGAGCGGGAGGagggaggtgaggaggagggggaggaaccCTATAACGAGGAGAACTTAGAGCAG GATGAAGTAAAACACCAGGAAGGATCAAGAAAGGGACAAAATCAGCAACATGGAAGAAAGGATAATGAGCAAGAAAACtacgaagaagaagaggaggaggaggaggaggaggtggaagagGATACAGTTGGTCGGAACAAGGCAACAAATCGGAGGGCAGAAATGTAA